The proteins below are encoded in one region of Tessaracoccus aquimaris:
- a CDS encoding glycoside hydrolase family 3 C-terminal domain-containing protein, with protein sequence MTGTLNHRSLIDQLTLEEKAALTSGANFWNTESIDRLGIPSMMLTDGPHGVRKQGGKADHLGLNKSIPATCFPTAATLANSWDVDLLEEVGDALGAEAAAEDVSVLLGPGLNIKRNPLSGRNFEYFSEDPLLSGTLAAAFIRGVQGRGVAACPKHFAVNSQETHRMSVDEIVDTRALHEIFLEGFRLAVTQGRPRTIMSSYNRVNGTFAHENGYLLTEVLRDRWGFDGMVVSDWGGCSDRVASIEAGGSLEMPSADGVTDREVVDAVTSGRLDEATLDRRVNEVLTVVFGTRDAVATDASAPLDQDAAHARAVDAARRSIVLLKNGGALPLDGERLAVIGDFAETPRYQGAGSSLVNPTRLSAALTELRRRRDVVGYEPGFARLGAASPKRLARAVRLAERADVVVVFLGLSEAAETEGLDRTHLRLPENQLALMRELIALERRIVVVLSGGAPVELPFADDVHAIVHGYLGGQGGGEAIVDVLTGAVNPSGKLAESYPIRYGDVASSASYARGEATAEHRDSIFIGYRYYDTLGKPVQYPFGHGLSYTRFDYSDLTASPESVTVTVTNTGAVAGAEIVQVYVAAADGGFRAAKELAGFAKVDLAPGESHRVTIALREHAFDYFNVDLDRFVTEGGEREVLVGASSRDLRLSTTVNVDGDEADFPYSADDLPRYHSGEVKAVTAEEFSTLLGRPLPDPDWRREADLGYNDILAQGADRRGLGRLLVRAVTLTRRVLMRANKPIEANYTHFVLDLPFRNVSRMSGGRVNPPMLDALLVAINGHPVKGLRRLIAANRDRRRTDHN encoded by the coding sequence ATGACAGGCACGCTCAACCACCGGTCGCTCATCGACCAACTCACCCTCGAGGAGAAGGCGGCGCTCACCTCCGGCGCCAACTTCTGGAACACCGAGTCGATAGACCGGCTCGGCATCCCGTCCATGATGCTCACCGACGGGCCGCACGGGGTCCGCAAGCAGGGAGGAAAGGCCGACCATCTGGGGCTGAACAAGTCGATCCCCGCGACCTGCTTCCCCACGGCCGCGACGCTGGCCAACAGTTGGGACGTTGACCTGCTCGAGGAGGTCGGCGACGCGCTCGGCGCCGAGGCCGCCGCGGAGGACGTCAGCGTGCTGCTCGGCCCCGGTCTCAACATCAAGCGAAACCCGCTCTCAGGCCGCAACTTCGAGTACTTCTCGGAGGATCCGCTGCTGTCGGGCACCCTTGCGGCCGCGTTCATCCGCGGCGTGCAGGGGCGCGGGGTGGCCGCCTGCCCGAAGCATTTCGCGGTGAACTCGCAGGAGACCCACCGGATGAGCGTCGACGAGATCGTCGACACCAGGGCGCTGCACGAGATCTTCCTCGAGGGATTCCGGTTGGCCGTCACGCAGGGCCGCCCGCGCACCATCATGAGCTCGTACAACAGGGTCAACGGCACCTTCGCGCACGAGAACGGCTACCTCCTCACCGAGGTGCTGCGCGACAGGTGGGGCTTCGACGGCATGGTCGTCTCCGATTGGGGCGGCTGTAGCGACCGGGTCGCGTCAATCGAGGCGGGAGGCTCCCTCGAGATGCCATCGGCCGACGGCGTGACCGACCGCGAGGTCGTCGACGCCGTCACCTCCGGTCGCCTGGACGAGGCGACCCTCGACCGCCGCGTCAACGAGGTCCTCACCGTCGTGTTCGGGACCCGGGACGCGGTCGCCACCGACGCCAGCGCCCCACTCGACCAGGACGCCGCGCACGCCAGGGCCGTCGACGCGGCCCGCCGCTCCATCGTGCTGCTCAAGAACGGCGGGGCGCTGCCGCTCGACGGGGAGCGCCTCGCCGTGATCGGCGACTTCGCGGAGACGCCGCGGTACCAGGGCGCAGGCAGTTCGCTCGTCAACCCGACGAGACTCAGCGCCGCGCTCACCGAACTGCGTCGCCGTCGCGACGTCGTCGGCTACGAGCCGGGCTTCGCGCGCCTCGGCGCCGCCTCCCCGAAGCGGCTCGCCCGCGCCGTCAGGCTCGCCGAACGCGCCGACGTGGTCGTGGTGTTCCTCGGCCTCAGCGAGGCCGCGGAGACCGAGGGGCTCGATCGCACGCACCTGCGACTGCCGGAGAACCAACTCGCCCTGATGCGCGAACTGATCGCCCTCGAGCGTCGGATCGTCGTCGTGTTGTCGGGCGGCGCCCCCGTCGAACTGCCGTTCGCAGACGACGTCCACGCGATCGTGCACGGCTACCTGGGCGGCCAGGGCGGCGGGGAGGCGATCGTCGACGTGCTCACCGGCGCCGTCAACCCGTCCGGGAAGCTCGCCGAGAGCTACCCGATCCGCTACGGAGACGTGGCCTCCTCGGCCTCGTATGCCCGCGGCGAGGCCACGGCGGAGCACCGCGACTCGATCTTCATCGGCTATCGCTACTACGACACCCTCGGCAAGCCGGTCCAGTACCCCTTCGGTCACGGCCTCAGCTACACGCGGTTCGACTACTCGGACCTGACCGCCTCCCCCGAGTCCGTCACCGTGACCGTCACCAACACGGGAGCCGTCGCGGGGGCGGAGATCGTGCAGGTCTACGTCGCCGCGGCCGACGGCGGCTTCCGCGCAGCGAAGGAACTGGCCGGCTTCGCCAAGGTCGACCTGGCCCCAGGAGAGTCACACCGGGTGACGATCGCGCTGCGCGAGCACGCCTTCGACTACTTCAACGTCGATCTGGACCGGTTCGTCACCGAGGGTGGCGAACGCGAGGTGCTCGTCGGGGCCTCCTCCCGCGACCTGCGGCTCAGCACGACGGTGAACGTCGACGGCGACGAGGCGGACTTCCCCTACTCGGCCGACGACCTGCCGCGCTACCACTCGGGCGAGGTGAAGGCAGTCACCGCCGAGGAGTTCAGCACCCTGCTCGGCCGACCGCTCCCCGACCCCGACTGGAGAAGGGAAGCCGACCTCGGCTACAACGACATCCTCGCCCAGGGCGCCGACCGCCGCGGCCTCGGCCGCCTGCTCGTCAGGGCCGTCACCCTGACGCGCCGGGTCCTGATGCGGGCAAACAAACCCATCGAGGCCAACTACACCCACTTCGTCCTTGACCTCCCGTTCCGCAACGTCTCGCGGATGTCGGGGGGCCGGGTGAATCCGCCGATGCTCGACGCCCTGCTCGTGGCGATCAACGGCCATCCGGTGAAGGGGCTGCGTCGCCTCATCGCCGCCAACCGCGACCGTCGTCGCACCGACCACAACTGA
- a CDS encoding LacI family DNA-binding transcriptional regulator has translation MATSASQSPSRPATSADVAKRAGVSRATVSYILNDKPGHSFTPETRAAVLQAAHDLAYQPNVAARSLVGGAGPIVMVMSHLPHNEMTTAAVATMSTAFAMRGVLTTVLQVSGDLDSTVEAITALNPRAAILAFPPQANWATGSARRASR, from the coding sequence ATGGCCACATCGGCGTCGCAGTCCCCGAGCAGACCCGCCACCAGCGCGGATGTCGCGAAGCGTGCCGGCGTCTCGCGCGCCACCGTCAGTTACATCCTCAACGACAAGCCCGGGCACAGCTTCACCCCCGAGACCCGGGCCGCCGTGCTGCAGGCCGCGCACGACCTGGCCTATCAGCCCAACGTCGCGGCGCGCTCGCTCGTCGGAGGAGCTGGCCCGATCGTCATGGTGATGTCGCACCTCCCCCACAACGAGATGACCACCGCAGCCGTGGCGACCATGTCGACGGCGTTCGCCATGCGGGGAGTACTCACGACCGTGCTGCAGGTCTCCGGCGACCTCGACTCGACCGTCGAGGCCATCACCGCCCTCAACCCGCGGGCCGCGATCCTGGCCTTCCCCCCGCAGGCGAACTGGGCGACCGGCTCCGCCAGGCGGGCCTCCAGGTGA
- a CDS encoding beta-glucosidase has translation METRKQTKSRVVDEVAAEKARRKERSAELAAMTPEDRAAAKASDKAAAKASAKQRKADVKAMTGEEKKLAKRHDRMYRKVWHRPRRAVGWIAVLLVVALLASFVTPYVRDLSRLFDTPIDSSTAAGKAARENAAVVAEQISDEGIVLLSNDGTLPLRDKGVNVFGFSSFALRYGGGGSGGADQSSSKNLYQGLTDAGVAFNETLYDFMIEQGADPDKKSDSGLLSILLRMFSAPEPDEPEVTYLSDAALAQAKEYSDVALVVVGNGGVEASDFTTDQLRMPANTKALLDRVTGAFDKVIVVVNSGNTMELGFLDEYPQIVSSLWIGTPGPVGAVSLGKVIAGDVNPSGHLTDTYAYDVTTAPAAENFGDYKYDNIKGRALINYEEGIYVGYRYYETRYLGDEPGYADAVQFPFGHGLSYTDFDWKAGTAAVTGDEVTVPVEVTNTGDAAGKDVVQVYFSAPYTEGGIEKSAIELAGFAKTSDLAPGQSETVTVTFPVRDMSSYDMGDRQAYVLEAGDYAVKVGHDVHDAETVLTHTVATDVVYDTDEVTGTKLENRFGYADGDLTYLSRSDWAGTYPDGADTDLTASDALLAAMTERPAKAEGDLPIFGADNGIALGDLKGAAFDDPRWEQFLDQFTLDELMDVFERGAYKTQDIERLGVPSAVLLDGPAGINFLFGKVTAASYPTEAVISATWNEDLARQMGDAVGQEANAYGVHGWYAPGMNLHRTAQGGRNFEYYSEDPLLSGRIAAGMTAGAEERNVIVFIKHFVVNDQETNARSSINVFLNEQAMRELYLRPFEITVKEAAPRGAMSSFSHIGHKWAGGNPELLGDVLRDEWGFEGLVSTDAVLGDFMDPTLAVRHGNDLMLDMLTPTGNIKKLEKAYQDDPVGIANGLRDRVHTTLFVLLQTELDLPE, from the coding sequence ATGGAAACCAGAAAGCAGACCAAGTCCCGGGTCGTCGACGAGGTGGCGGCCGAGAAGGCACGCCGCAAGGAGCGGTCGGCCGAACTGGCCGCGATGACCCCCGAGGACCGAGCCGCCGCCAAGGCGTCCGACAAGGCCGCGGCCAAGGCGTCGGCCAAGCAGCGCAAGGCAGACGTGAAGGCCATGACCGGCGAGGAGAAGAAGCTCGCCAAGCGCCACGACCGGATGTACCGCAAGGTGTGGCACCGGCCGCGGCGCGCGGTCGGCTGGATCGCCGTCCTCCTGGTGGTCGCCCTGCTCGCCTCCTTCGTGACGCCATACGTCCGCGACCTCTCCCGCCTGTTCGACACCCCCATCGACTCATCGACCGCAGCAGGAAAGGCGGCCCGCGAGAACGCGGCGGTGGTTGCCGAACAGATCTCCGACGAGGGCATCGTCCTGCTCAGCAACGACGGGACGCTCCCGCTGCGCGACAAGGGCGTCAACGTGTTCGGCTTCTCGTCGTTCGCGCTTCGCTACGGGGGCGGCGGCTCCGGTGGCGCCGACCAGTCCAGCTCAAAGAACCTCTACCAGGGCCTGACCGACGCGGGCGTCGCCTTCAACGAGACGCTCTACGACTTCATGATCGAGCAGGGCGCCGACCCCGACAAGAAGAGCGACTCCGGCCTGCTGTCCATCCTGCTGCGCATGTTCAGCGCGCCCGAGCCTGACGAGCCCGAGGTGACCTACCTGAGCGACGCGGCCCTCGCGCAGGCAAAGGAGTATTCGGACGTCGCCCTGGTCGTCGTCGGCAACGGCGGCGTGGAGGCCTCTGACTTCACAACGGACCAGTTGCGGATGCCCGCCAACACCAAGGCCCTGCTCGACCGGGTCACGGGCGCCTTCGACAAGGTGATCGTCGTCGTCAACAGCGGCAACACCATGGAACTCGGCTTCCTCGATGAGTACCCGCAGATCGTCTCGTCGCTGTGGATCGGAACCCCCGGCCCGGTGGGCGCCGTCTCCCTCGGGAAGGTCATCGCCGGCGACGTGAACCCGTCCGGTCACCTCACCGACACCTACGCATACGACGTCACCACCGCGCCCGCCGCCGAGAACTTCGGCGACTACAAGTACGACAACATCAAGGGCAGGGCGCTGATCAACTACGAGGAGGGCATCTACGTCGGCTACCGCTACTACGAGACCCGCTACCTCGGCGACGAGCCAGGCTACGCCGACGCGGTCCAGTTCCCGTTCGGGCACGGCCTGAGCTACACCGACTTCGACTGGAAGGCAGGCACCGCGGCCGTCACCGGAGACGAGGTGACGGTGCCCGTCGAGGTCACCAACACCGGAGACGCCGCGGGCAAGGACGTCGTGCAGGTGTACTTCTCCGCTCCCTACACCGAGGGCGGCATCGAGAAGTCCGCCATCGAACTGGCGGGCTTCGCGAAGACCTCCGACCTGGCACCCGGACAGTCCGAGACAGTGACCGTCACGTTCCCCGTCCGCGACATGTCGTCCTACGACATGGGAGATCGCCAGGCCTACGTGCTGGAGGCGGGCGACTACGCCGTCAAGGTCGGCCACGACGTGCACGACGCCGAGACGGTGCTGACGCACACGGTCGCCACGGACGTCGTCTACGACACCGACGAGGTGACGGGCACCAAGCTGGAGAACCGGTTCGGCTACGCCGACGGCGACCTGACGTACCTGTCGCGCTCCGACTGGGCCGGGACCTACCCGGACGGCGCCGACACCGACCTGACCGCCTCCGACGCGCTTCTGGCCGCGATGACGGAGCGTCCCGCGAAGGCCGAGGGCGACCTGCCCATCTTCGGGGCTGACAACGGCATCGCGCTGGGCGACCTCAAGGGCGCCGCCTTCGACGACCCGCGCTGGGAGCAGTTCCTCGACCAGTTCACGCTCGACGAGTTGATGGACGTGTTCGAGCGCGGCGCCTACAAGACGCAGGACATCGAGCGCCTCGGGGTGCCGTCCGCCGTCCTGCTCGACGGCCCGGCCGGGATCAACTTCCTGTTCGGCAAGGTGACCGCCGCGTCCTACCCGACGGAGGCCGTCATCTCGGCGACGTGGAACGAGGACCTGGCACGTCAGATGGGCGACGCCGTCGGCCAGGAGGCCAACGCGTACGGAGTGCACGGCTGGTACGCGCCCGGCATGAACCTGCACCGCACCGCTCAGGGCGGCCGCAACTTCGAGTACTACTCGGAGGATCCGCTGCTGTCGGGTCGGATCGCTGCGGGGATGACGGCGGGCGCTGAGGAGCGCAACGTAATCGTCTTCATCAAGCACTTCGTGGTCAACGACCAGGAGACCAACGCCCGCTCCAGCATCAACGTGTTCCTCAATGAGCAGGCGATGCGCGAGCTGTACCTGCGGCCGTTCGAGATCACGGTGAAGGAGGCGGCGCCGCGCGGCGCGATGTCGAGCTTCTCGCACATCGGCCACAAGTGGGCGGGCGGGAACCCCGAACTGCTGGGCGACGTCCTCCGCGACGAGTGGGGCTTCGAGGGCCTGGTCAGCACCGACGCGGTGCTCGGGGACTTCATGGACCCGACCCTCGCGGTGCGCCACGGCAACGATCTGATGCTCGACATGCTGACCCCGACGGGAAACATCAAGAAGCTGGAGAAGGCGTACCAGGACGATCCGGTCGGGATCGCCAACGGGCTGCGCGACCGGGTGCACACGACGCTGTTCGTGCTCCTGCAGACGGAGCTCGACCTGCCCGAGTGA
- a CDS encoding substrate-binding domain-containing protein → MIGFTQEDGEFSMSRIQVATLADRGHARLAFADVVDSGSFGVLPRRAEFTDACTERGLDGSVAAEFARDGVGAADIIAGWHRDGVTAVCAYNDEIALAVLFGIREAGLSCPRDIAVIGCDNIPAAAVAYPPLTTVGFDVDGGSSWIASAVLHRLGLADEPEPPAGALFGIVERASA, encoded by the coding sequence GTGATCGGGTTCACGCAGGAGGACGGCGAGTTCTCCATGAGCCGCATCCAGGTGGCCACCCTCGCCGACCGCGGTCACGCGCGGCTCGCCTTCGCAGACGTCGTCGACTCCGGCAGTTTCGGCGTCCTGCCACGCAGGGCCGAGTTCACCGATGCCTGCACCGAAAGGGGCCTGGACGGCTCGGTCGCCGCCGAGTTCGCCCGCGACGGCGTGGGCGCCGCCGACATCATCGCCGGGTGGCACCGCGACGGGGTCACGGCCGTGTGCGCCTACAACGACGAGATCGCGCTCGCGGTGCTGTTCGGCATCCGCGAGGCGGGCCTCTCCTGCCCCCGCGACATCGCGGTGATCGGCTGCGACAACATCCCAGCCGCGGCGGTGGCCTACCCTCCCCTGACGACCGTCGGCTTCGACGTCGACGGCGGCTCCTCCTGGATCGCTTCCGCGGTGCTGCACCGTCTCGGCCTCGCAGACGAACCTGAACCCCCGGCGGGGGCCCTGTTCGGCATCGTCGAGCGCGCCTCCGCCTGA